A part of Fusarium graminearum PH-1 chromosome 3, whole genome shotgun sequence genomic DNA contains:
- a CDS encoding acetylxylan esterase 1 precursor has product MKLSSILSVWVFTLISTVFGAELVPRSTLKEVTGYGNNPTGTRMFLYVPKNLKANPAVVVGLHYCTGTAQAYYQSNKWASNAEKYGFIVIYPQTPYTPGNCWDVSSKMTLTHEGGGCSTSVANMVKHVLKNYSGDSKRVFVTGDSSGAMMTNVMAATYPDIFAAAIVYAGVPAGCFMSQANQAAAWNSTCSQGQSRYTQQQWANVVKNMYPGYNGPRPKMQIYHGTADPTLNVQNYYEEIKQWTGVFGYSATPKSTTNNFPRSPYKREVFGDKLETFLGTGVTHAVDHFPDEDLKFFGLVVRYNPIPATI; this is encoded by the exons ATGAAGCTATCATCCATCCTCAGCGTCTGGGTCTTCACCCTCATCAGCACCGTCTTCGGTGCCGAACTTGTCCCCCGATCCACCCTCAAGGAAGTCACCGGCTATGGCAACAACCCCACAGGAACTCGCATGTTCCTCTACGTCCCCAAGAACCTGAAGGCGAACCCTGCTGTGGTCGTCGGTCTTCACTATTGTACCGGTACTGCTCAGGCTTACTACCAGAGCAACAAGTGGGCTTCCAATGCTGAGAAGTACGGCTTCATTGTCATCTACCCTCAGACTCCTTACACTCCTGGTAACTGCTGGGATGTCTCCTCCAAGATGACCTTGACCCACGAGGGTGGTGGTTGCAGCACCTCTGTTGCCAACATGGTCAAGCATGTTCTCAAGAACTACAGTGGTGACTCCAAGAGAGTCTTTGTCACTGGTGACTCTTCCGGTGCTATGATGACT AACGTCATGGCCGCTACCTACCCCGACATCTTCGCCGCTGCCATTGTCTACGCTGGTGTCCCCGCTGGCTGCTTCATGAGCCAGGCTAACCAAGCCGCTGCTTGGAACTCGACCTGCTCTCAGGGCCAGTCCCGCTACACTCAGCAGCAGTGGGCCAACgttgtcaagaacatgtACCCTGGCTACAACGGCCCTCGCCCCAAGATGCAGATCTACCACGGAACTGCCGACCCCACTCTCAACGTCCAGAACTACTACGAGGAAATCAAGCAGTGGACCGGTGTCTTTGGCTACTCTGCTACCCCCAAGTCTACTACCAACAACTTCCCTCGCAGCCCCTACAAGCGAGAGGTCTTTGGTGATAAGCTCGAG ACCTTCTTGGGTACCGGTGTTACTCACGCCGTTGACCACTTCCCCGATGAGGATCTCAAGttctttggtcttgttgtAAGATATAACCCGATCCCAGCTACAATCTGA